Proteins encoded together in one Solanum lycopersicum chromosome 7, SLM_r2.1 window:
- the LOC109120671 gene encoding uncharacterized protein, which translates to MTDVTIMEKILRSLKLKYDYVVCSIEESKDIDELSLDELQNSLLVHEQKMNRSLSSKEKALKASTNTRFSNFRGRGRGRGRGRRHQGYRDEVNKRAVENCRANDDHNKDRIRAIVITYVEVNKSSFSFLNENFRSTINSGDSSIVSAIGKGDIKIRTKNSFEETISNVLYVPALKSHLLSVGQLQEKRYVITIQKGACEIYNPTRGAIVIVKVSSNRLFPLKIENIHRCLKEEVRDSSWL; encoded by the exons ATGACTGATGTCACAATTATGGAAAAGATATTGCGATCCCTGAAACTGAAGTATGACTATGTCGTTTGCTCCATTGAGGAGTCAAAAGATATTGATGAGTTATCGCTTGACGAATTGCAAAATTCCTTATTGGTTCATGAGCAAAAGATGAACCGCAGTTTATCTTCTAAAGAGAAGGCTTTAAAGGCTTCTACTAATACTCGTTTCTCAAATTTTAGAGGAAGGGGTAGAggtagaggaagaggaagaagacaTCAAGGATATAGAGATGAAGTCAACAAGAGGGCAGTAGAAAATTGCAGAGCCAATGATGACCACAATAAAGACAGA ATACGGGCTATAGTAATCACATATGTGGAAGTAAATaagtcttctttttcttttctgaaTGAAAACTTCCGTTCAACGATTAATTCTGGTGATTCATCCATTGTGAGTGCAATTGGAAAGGGTGATATTAAGATTAGAACCAAGAATAGTTTTGAAGAAACGATCTCAAATGTGCTATATGTTCCTGCTTTGAAAAGCCATCTGCTAAGTGTGGGTCAATTGCAAGAAAAAAgatatgttataactattcaGAAAGGTGCATGTGAGATTTATAATCCTACTAGAGGAGCTATTGTTATTGTGAAAGTGAGTTCAAACAGGTTGTTCCCACTGAAGATAGAGAATATTCACCGTTGTTTGAAAGAAGAAGTAAGAGATTCATCATGGTTATAG